The genomic interval TTTTCCCAGCGGATGAGGTGTTGGCGTTGGGGTCGCCCTTGCTGCAGAACCAGTCGTGAGGAAAGTATCTCTGCAGGATGAAAGACAGGCTGGTTGTCTTTGAAAGTGGTAGGGAGTGGAAGCAGTTGGACAGAGGGATCGCCGTTGCATTTTTTGAGCTTAGAAACATGGAAAACGTCGTGTAATTGGGCGGTGTCCGGCAGAGCCAGCCGATGGGCAACAGAGCCTATCTGTTCCAAGATCTGAAAAGGCCCAAAGAATCGTCTAGAGAGCTTATGAGTCGGTTGGCCAGTTAAGGATGTCTGCCGATAAGGTTGTAACTTTAAAAATGCCCAGTCCCGTGGTTGGAATGTGATGTCGGTGCGATGAGCGTCAGCCTTGTTCTTCATGCGTAGCTGGGCCCTCTGAagattttgttttaaagtaGCAAGTGCCTGGTCACAGTCTTGAAGGAGTTCCTTGACGGCAGTGACAGTGGCCGATCCTTCAGTATAATCTAAGAGAGAGGGAGGCCGGTGACCGAATACGGCTTCGTATGGGGTCATCTGTATGGAGGAGTGCCATGAGGTGTTGTAGTGCCACTCGGCCCATGGAAGGAGACGGTGCCATGTGCGAGGATGATCACCGGTGAAGCAACGTAAGTAATCCTCAAGGTAACGGTTGAGAATCTCCATTTGACCATCCGTTTGAGGATGGTACGCGCTGCTCATTGTCAATTGTGTGCCCTGAAGTCGAAAATAGCTCTTGCCAGAACTTACTGAGAAAGAGTGGATCCCTGTCGGATACAAGGGAAGAAGGTATTCCATGAAGGCGCACTATGTCCCGAATGAAAACTTCAGCGACAAGAGAGGCCGTGAATTTAGTTGGTAATCCCGTGAAATGTGCATGTTTAGATAGTCTATCCACGATAACCAGGATCGCAGTTTTGCCATCGGACGTCGGTAAATGAGTGATAAAGTCCATGGTTGCGGCTTCCCAAACGGCACCTGGAATGGGAAGAGGGTTGTAACAACCGCTGTGGTGCGCGGTTGAAAGGTTTGACCATTTGGCAGACCTGGCAGCGATTAACGAAATCTCGAACATGGTGTGTTTTTAAGTCGGGCCACACAAAGGTGCTGTTAATGCGATGGAGTGTCCGTTGAATACCCGCATACGTCCTCCTACGGGGGGTGGTATGATGCTCGGAATGAGCAATTGTTGTAAAGCGCCATTGGCCGGGACCAGCACTTTACCATGAAGGAGGATTATGTTGTTTCTGATGGTGTAATTTGGAAATTCTACTGGTGTTTTGTTGAATGGAGGCCATGAGAGCCTGGATCTGGGTGTCATCCTTGTATGCCTGATGCAAGGCGTTCCATAGGGCAGGGAATGGCCGAGAGATAGCAATAGAAGNNNNNNNNNNNNNNNNNNNNNNNNNNNNNNNNNNNNNNNNNNNNNNNNNNNNNNNNNNNNNNNNNNNNNNNNNNNNNNNNNNNNNNNNNNNNNNNNNNNNNNNNNNNNNNNNNNNNNNNNNNNNNNNNNNNNNNNNNNNNNNNNNNNNNNNNNNNNNNNNNNNNNNNNNNNNNNNNNNNNNNNNNNNNNNNNNNNNNNNNNNNNNNNNNNNNNNNNNNNNNNNNNNNNNNNNNNNNNNNNNNNNNNNNNNNNNNNNNNNNNNNNNNNNNNNNNNNNNNNNNNNNNNNNNNNNNNNNNNNNNNNNNNNNNNNNNNNNNNNNNNNNNNNNNNNNNNNNNNNNNNNNNNNNNNNNNNNNNNNNNNNNNNNNNNNNNNNNNNNNNNNNNNNNNNNNNNNNNNNNNNNNNNNNNNNNNNNNNNNNNNNNNNNNNNNNNNNNNNNNNNNNNNNNNNNNNNNNNNNNNNNNNNNNNNNNNNNNNNNNNNNNNNNNNNNNNNNNNNNNNNNNNNNNNNNNNNNNNNNNNNNNNNNNNNNNNNNNNNNNNNNNNNNNNNNNNNNNNNNNNNNNNNNNNNNNNNNNNNNNNNNNNNNNNNNNNNNNNNNNNNNNNNNNNNNNNNNNNNNNNNNNNNNNNNNNNNNNNNNNNNNNNNNNNNNNNNNNNNNNNNNNNNNNNNNNNNNNNNNNNNNNNNNNNNNNNNNNNNNNNNNNNNNNNNNNNNNNNNNNNNNNNNNNNNNNNNNNNNNNNNNNNNNNNNNNNNNNNNNNNNNNNNNNNNNNNNNNNNNNNNNNNNNNNNNNNNNNNNNNNNNNNNNNNNNNNNNNNNNNNNNNNNNNNNNNNNNNNNNNNNNNNNNNNNNNNNNNNNNNNNNNNNNNNNNNNNNNNNNNNNNNNNNNNNNNNNNNNNNNNNNNNNNNNNNNNNNNNNNNNNNNNNNNNNNNNNNNNNNNNNNNNNNNNNNNNNNNNNNNNNNNNNNNNNNNNNNNNNNNNNNNNNNNNNNNNNNNNNNNTTGTTCCATCATAGGATGTCATTTTGTGGATAATTGGATGAGATTTATTTATGATTGCTCTTAGTTGGGTCAGGGCTGAAATCATGGGTTTTCTATGGCTGTGTTTTTGTTAGAGGGAGGGGAGAGAAAGCTGCTTCGTCCTCAAAGCCCTCCTCCTCTGTTCTAAGTCTACGGTTAttgttagagagagagagagagagagagagagagagagctccgCAAGCTGTCAGCTCTCTTCTTTTGTGAAGTTTGGATTGGGTTCATTTTTTGGGAACAGACAAAAGTTTCCCCTTTATTGATTAACTATCATTTAGTCTATCCTGAACATTCTATTCCTGTAGACTGGCCGGAGAAGCTAGATATAATCTTAGTTTTGCAAGCATTAGTTCAAagaatttttcctttcttttgattttgtgaGTGTTGTTGTCGACAACCATGAAATCTTATCCAGTTGCTGCAGAATAGCTTGCGCACAATTTACATGCCAAACACTTGATCAACTTACTTTCCTTCGAAGTCCCTCTTTCCTTCGTTCAATTTGGAATCAGGTTGATTTTGAGAACTTAGGAAAATTTCATCTTATTGATTAGCTAACATTTAGTGTATTCTGGGCATCCTATTTCTGTGAAGACCAGTTAGAGAAACTAGATAGTAGATACTGTCCTAGTTCTGTAAGGATTAGTTTGGAAgaatgtttccttttcttttgattttgtgaGTGTGTTGTTATTGATGATCACGAATCTTATCCAGTTGCTGCAGAATAGAATGCCCACAATTTATAGCCTAAACACTTGAGCTGGTTGTTTGTTATTCCAAATTCCCATCTTTACAGAACAGGATGTGCACAATTTATAGGCCAAGCATTTGATTAAGTTGCtatggaggagagattagaggAAACTTTTCCGAAAAGCGATGATGTGACTATCATGGTGAACTCCCAGTGTTTGGCAGGGCTTTTGTGTGTCTACTCTCAGGTGTGTGTTCTGTTGTTAGAGTGAGTGGAAAGTTTGTTCTTTTGTTGGTTCATTCATTTTGTGATGCATTTTGATTGTCATAGGAGTGGATTCTTTGTTTAGAAGCTTTTATGGGAGACTATATATTACATGCTTAGGGGAAGCTTCATTGCCTCTTTGCTCATGTAAACATAGAATGCACAATGTTTCAAACTTATAAATTACCTTCTGAGTAGAAGCTTTGTTGTGCCTCTAGCTTTGTGAAAAGATAGGCTGCACACAATATTTCAAACCTGACAAACCATGTGGTGGGAGAAGCTTGATAGCCCTCTAATCATGTAAACATAGGCTGCTGGCAATATTTCAAACCTGACAAATAGCATGCTGAGAAGAAGCTTCACCCCCTCTTGTCATGCAAAGATAGGTCGCATGCAATGTTTCAAACTTGACAAACACCATGTTGAGGAGAAACTACATGTCTTTCTAGTCATGCAAAAATAGTTGCACATTATATTTCAAACCTGAAAAATAACATGTTGAGAGAAACTCATAGCCTCTCCAGTTATATAAAACATTGGGTTTCACACAATATTTCAGACCAGACAAACATTCTGAGAAGAAGAAGCTTCGTAGCCTCTAGTCATGCAAAGATGGGTTGCACACAATGCTTTCAAACCTGACAAACTGTGTGCTGAGGAGAAACTTACTCTTTCTAGTCATGCGAAGATAGGTTTTGTACACAATGTTTCAAACCTGACAAATCACATGCTGAGGAGAAACTGCATAGTCCTTCCAGTCATGCAAAGATAGGTTTGCACACAATGTTTCAAACCTGACAAACCACATGCTGAGGAGAAACTACATAGTCTCTCTAGGCATGCAAACATAGTTGCACACAATATTTCAAACCTGAAAAAGTACATGCTGAGTAACCTCTCTAATCATGCCACCATTGGTTTTGATCACAATGTTTGAGCACAATGTTTCAGACCTGACAAACCATGTGTTGAGGAGAAGCTTCACAGTTCTCCGACAATGCAAACATAGGTTGCACACAACATTTCAAACCTGAAAAATCATATGCTGAAAATTCATAGCCTCTCTGGTCATGTAAACATTGGTTGTGCAAAATAATTCAAACCTTACAAATTACATGATGAGAAGAAGCTTCATAGTTTCTCTAGTCATGTAAATATAGTTTGCACAGAATTTTTTAAACCTGACAAATGCATGCAGAGGAGAAGCTTCATAGTCTCTCTAGCCATGTAAAACCAAGTTGCATGGAATGTTTCAGACCATTTAGATTACATACAAAGGAGAAGCTTCATAGTCTCTCTAGACATGTAAACATAGCTTACAGGCAATGCCTCAATCCTTATTAATTACATGCTGATGAGAAGCTTCATAGTCTCTCTAGTTATGTAAACACAGGTTGAACGCCATGTTTATGATTAACTGATATACGGAATATAAAACTTTATTAATAGATAAACCTACCCATAGCTAGGCCTCCAGTGTGGACCTAGCAAGTCTCAAGCATCCTTGGTTGGTCCAGGCAGGTAACTTGGGTTTGCATGTTCGTCGAAGCTTGCCACGCCTGAAAATTCCCCCACTGGACTTGATGGCCGACTTCCTTCAAAGCAAGAAAATGGCTGTTGTCCTGGCGGGTTCCACTGGCCAAGCTGTGCTTGCAGATATGGCAAGTTGAAGGCTGTTTGTGGTGCAGGTTCTTTCGGCTCAGAGCTACTAATTGTCTGTGTCATTGCATGAGCAGTACTTGAGCTTGCATTGCTTGGATATACAGCTTGATTCCCTTTGCCAGAAAGCAGTTGTGAATTACCTCCGAAAATACTCTCAAGAGTTCCCGTCGAACTCTGTGCCCTATTGAAAATGTTGCCAAGCCAATATTCAAGTTGTGTCATATCAAAGCTACTGTCATTCTGTGCCATGAAACCGGCATTAGTTGTGGTGTCACTGCTTGGATATGCAACTTGTTTTCCCTTTGCCATAAAGTAGTTGTGCATTGCCTCCTAAAAGAGCTTCCCTTGAACTTGGTGCCACATTGAAAATGCTGCTTGATGAGTACTCAGGTAGTTTTCAGATCAGAGCTTCTATTTATCTGTGTCATTGAATCAGCAGCAACTGAGCTAGCATAACCTGGATGTCGACCCTGCACCCTTTCACCAGAAAAACAGTTGTAAATTTAGTCCAAGATCAGTGCTCGAGATGTCCTTGTGAACTTGGTGCCATGTTGAACATGGTGTTTTGCAAGAATTCAGGTTGTTTCAGATCAGAGCTCATATTTGTATGTGTCATTAAACCTGCAGTAACTGAGCTAGAATAACCTGGGTATCGACCCCTGCACCCTTTCACCTGAAAAACAGTTGTAAATTTAGTCCAAGATCAGTCTCGAGATGTCCTTGTGAACTTGGTGCCATGTTGAACATGGCGCTTTTGCGAGAATTCAGGTTGTTTCAGCTCAGAGCTCCTATTTGTATGTGTCATTAAAACCTGCAGTGTAACTGAGCTAGCATAACCTGGGTATCGACCCTGCACCCTTTCACCAGAAAAACAGTTGTAAATTTAGTCCAAGATCAGTGTCGAGATGTCCTTATGAACTTGGTGCCATGTTGAACATGGCGTTTTTGCGAGAATTCAGGTTGTTTCAGCTCAGAACTCCTATTTGTATGTGTCATTAAACTTGCAGTAACTGAGCTAGCAAAGCTTTGGATACACAGCTTGGCTACCTTCTCCATAAAGCAGCTGAGAATTCACTCCTAAAGCACTTTCAGAAGCTCCCATTGAACTTGTTTCCATGTTGGAAATGCTGCCTTGTAAGAATTCAGGTGTTCCAATCTTAGAGAACCAATTAACCAGATCATCAGTGTGCAGTTCACAGCTGGCTCCTTGAacagaatttaaattttcagCGAAGCTATTATCAGGATATTCTGAGCTGCATATGTTGAAATAGTTTGTTGCAGATGCAACGGAAAGGGTTGAATCAAACATTGCAGCATAGCTATTGCTTTGCAGTGGAGAAGCACTGTTTCCTGGGAGGTATGATTCTGTCAGCAGTGAAATGTTGGTTGGATCAGCATTTAATTTGTTGCTCTTGGACCAGTCACCGATTTGAGGCATTTGGGAAATCATTTGAGGTTTGGAGAATTCTTCATATTTAGATGCTTGATATGCCTGGGTTTGTTCTGCAAGTTCCTGAATTTTTTTCTCCGCCAACAACTTAGCCACGGGACCTGCATCCTTGACAAATTTCCTCAGGCTCTCCTCATAGCTATGAGAGGTATTTTGCTGAAGAAAGAATGACTGTTGTCAGTGACTTAGAGTGATGCATATCTTAAACACCAACAATTAGAAGCAGGTATTCAGTTAATCATGCGTGATATGAGAAAGTGaaggaatttaaaaaattagattcAGTGAGAATTTAAAGTTCGTACAAGACATTGGTAATTTGGTACTGTTGTGTCATCTTGCTGCAGATAACTTATAAATGTAATAGGCTTTACTATTGAGTGGTTGGTTTCATTAAGCTTGAGACATGTTTTATAGTTGCAACTGAATACATAGAAAGCAGCATGATACATACCTGACAATCTATTACAAGCAATTTGAAGAGTAACACTGGAAATTGGAATGGTGGTAAGAGCAATATAGATGTGACAAATACAACTTACACGAACGAGTTTCATGGGTTGAAAGGCCATTGAAGCTATTTCATCAAATGAATTGTTCTCAGGCTTATATGTGTTTCTTCTGTCTTCTATTGGAGAGTTGGACTTCTCAAAATCTTGAGGATCTGCGAATAATGGAAAATATTTGGTCTTCTAAATTCATCGTCTGAATAATAGGAACACTTCCAAAAGTTATGTGTTAGCTACTGAGAATTTGAATGAGATAGTACTAACAGGAATATAAAAAGCATATGTTCTatgaaaaccaaataaaataccttcttgaaactttttttttggtaGATATGCCTTTTTCAAAACTTGGAAACAGGCCCTATAATGTGCTTACAGATTTTAAAGATGAAAAGAACAGGATAAACAATTGTTCAACAAAAAATGCTCGACAGaaatgatatatgatatataatgcctttaattttttcctttcaGCTTGTGAAATTATATTGGAAATACTCATGAATGGTATGGTTTCCTGTGGGATACTTCCTTCTTACCATAAAAAATCACGCCAGTTTTTTTACCATAGGTCTTGGAACTACCAACCCTTTGCTTGGGATTCTTTTTGGTCCTCGATGATTGTGCTCTTCTGTTTGATGCATCATCATTGACAGCGTTTTTCTGCTTCATGTTGCTGGCAGCTCTGGGGCGCAACCTAGATTCTAAAATTTCAACTTTAAAAATTCCTGGACTTTTTTCAAATTTCGCTGGCTTCTTCTTATACTTGAAATACTTTTGATGCCAGTTTGCAAGTTCCTTCTCTGCATAGAGCGGGTTGGATCTCAGATATCTGAAGATCTGATTGGCCTGATCTTGAAGAGATTTCGCCTGCAAGAGCAAGCAGTCAATCTCTGATGTTAAGGGATTGAACAGTTAGTTTGCAAACCTTTGCATCAACAAGATGAGGAACCCTATTTCAGGTTGATCTCACCTCTTGGTAAGGGATGGTGTCTGGGGCGTTGGATTCTAATGCCTTGTTGAACACATTCAAAACATCTTTCTGCATTCATGGATTCAAGaataagaatttaaatttttatttctgttttaggtaTGAAATCATACAATTTCAAAGAGGAAGATCAGAACCAATAGAAAGGCGAACGAACCTTGAATTCCTCCAGAGACTGGTACATTCCATCTCTATGCTTTTGCCTGAGGGTTGCCAAGTCTCCTGGTACATCTATGCTTTTCCCCAAATCATAAGCCTAAATAGGAAAGAAGTGATAGCGCGTTAGCAGTGCTTGGAGTGTTGACATTGTATTGAATTACGTAAGTATTGTCTGACAACCGACCTC from Dioscorea cayenensis subsp. rotundata cultivar TDr96_F1 chromosome 7, TDr96_F1_v2_PseudoChromosome.rev07_lg8_w22 25.fasta, whole genome shotgun sequence carries:
- the LOC120265291 gene encoding uncharacterized protein LOC120265291, coding for MAARDKRKNICLMDTERTDTKEEEIDQPMDTNPELKHREANKPKRGRKKNIKQIYKEGSNYNQVHDKAGTSKDTRDEVEENNAAPDGVGPNSEGPEGAEPNNKEPDSGRMANQEEIGARPTNEEKDEHELFSMPDKPSRSVAYDLGKSIDVPGDLATLRQKHRDGMYQSLEEFKKDVLNVFNKALESNAPDTIPYQEAKSLQDQANQIFRYLRSNPLYAEKELANWHQKYFKYKKKPAKFEKSPGIFKVEILESRLRPRAASNMKQKNAVNDDASNRRAQSSRTKKNPKQRVGSSKTYDPQDFEKSNSPIEDRRNTYKPENNSFDEIASMAFQPMKLVRIVSYEESLRKFVKDAGPVAKLLAEKKIQELAEQTQAYQASKYEEFSKPQMISQMPQIGDWSKSNKLNADPTNISLLTESYLPGNSASPLQSNSYAAMFDSTLSVASATNYFNICSSEYPDNSFAENLNSVQGASCELHTDDLVNWFSKIGTPEFLQGSISNMETSSMGASESALGVNSQLLYGEGSQAVVQGRYPGYASSVTLQVLMTHTNRSSELKQPEFSQKRHVQHGTKVQGRHPGYASSVAADSMTQINRSSDLKTT